A DNA window from Ipomoea triloba cultivar NCNSP0323 chromosome 10, ASM357664v1 contains the following coding sequences:
- the LOC116033100 gene encoding myosin-2-like → MLPFTWKLRYTTDNATMHPFKFTILQILDLISVAPHQPSPPELPVADRRRPPIPAKRLRRCKPPESRSSPAEPQPRSPPAELQSRSTPAEPVAKHSCSRTAAGDRPSLKGAPPQLNRRTAAPPEYELDGIDWRKVEFEDNQACLDLIEQKPIGLIALLDEESNFPKATDLTFTNKLKEHLKTNQCLKGERGGAFSIRHYAGEVLYSASGFLEKNRDLLHSDIVRLLSSCSSQLLQLFISYVLNQSQKSSPTTKLAVQMFGNKVLLKSLR, encoded by the exons ATGTTGCCATTCACATGGAAGCTGAGATACACTACCGACAATGCCACAATGCATCCCTTCAAATTCACCATTTTGCAAATACTCGATCTGATCT CCGTCGCCCCCCATCAGCCGTCGCCTCCCGAACTACCCGTCGCCGATCGCCGTCGCCCACCAATCCCCGCAAAGCGCCTCCGCCGCTGCAAGCCGCCGGAGTCGCGAAGCAGTCCCGCCGAACCGCAGCCGCGAAGCCCTCCCGCCGAACTGCAGTCGCGAAGCACTCCCGCCGAACCAGTCGCGAAGCACAGTTGCAGCCGCACCGCCGCGGGAGATCGGCCGTCGCTCAAAGGCGCACCGCCGCAGCTGAACCGCCGCACCGCTGCACCGCCG GAATATGAGTTGGATGGAATTGACTGGAGAAAAGTTGAATTTGAAGACAACCAAGCCTGTTTAGATCTCATTGAGCAG AAACCGATTGGGCTTATAGCTTTGCTGGATGAAGAGTCAAATTTCCCTAAAGCTACTGATTTAACCTTTACCAATAAACTTAAGGAGCACTTGAAAACAAATCAGTGCTTAAAAGGAGAACGGGGAGGAGCATTCAGTATTCGGCATTATGCTGGCGAG GTTCTCTATAGTGCCAGCGGTTTCTTGGAAAAGAACAGAGATCTTCTGCATTCTGATATCGTTCGGCTACTCTCATCATGCAGTTCCCAACTACTTCAGTTGTTTATCAGTTATGTGCTTAATCAATCTCAGAAATCAAGTCCAACAACAAAGCTTGCTGTGCAGATGTTCGGAAACAAAGTGTTGCTAAAAAGTTTAAGGTAA
- the LOC116032524 gene encoding protein argonaute 2-like isoform X3 encodes MQSLRITEQQIRSSPSPSETTVKQLKPVNRPDRGTIAVKPIKLLANHFRVKYNPRTTIMHYDVDIKQLGPDGQPLKKLIPKPKLYLIRDQLFEDYPDMFPIDKIVYDGERNIFSAIQLPTGKFKVVLSDGENSKTRIYMFSIKLVRDCLMRSLLQAPRNMLQGLDLVMKDNPFRHRISIGRSFYSTEYRASDDLRCGAAAYRGFKQSLKLTSQGPALSVDYSVMAFHKPQPVLEFLNEHIPNFSIDRFDTFKQQVIDAIGGLKVNVTHRVTKQKFTISRLTDGKTRDLSFELRDPEGKNPPRTVSVVDYFRDRYGVEIKHKDISCLDLGKNNMSNFVPIEFCVLVEGQRFLKENLDFEAGRLLKRISQPPPEQRRDAIHEIMHAEGGPCGAVTQSFGIGIEKSMTHLMGRILPAPDLKLGASERVLVNDKGQWDLAENSLVEGRPVLRWALIDFTAFEYRHRLKERYFVSNLKQRCKELRIHLEDPLIHRRTNMQELSNAKKVEDLLKNVVEDANKKTPGKLQVIVCVMGLKHYGYKYLKWVSETKIGVVTQCCLSKNANEARHQYLGHLCMKLNAKLGGSNVELMERLPHFEGEDHVMFIGADVNHPSAHNSTGPSMAAVVATVNWPAANRYAARVFPQEHRKEKILSFGSMCAELVNTYARLNYVKPKKIVIFRDGVGESQLSMVLNEELDDFKKAICDAKYQPTVTLVVAQKRHPTRMFLQNRRDGGGSSNVPPGTVVDTVVVHPSEFDFYLYSHYGSIGTSKPTHYYVIHDENRFTSDDLQRLIYNLCFTSARCTKSVSLIPPVFYADLVAYRGRLFQEVVREMESPVSSSSSSSSSSSSSSSSSAASFQRMFYDVHPDLQNSMFFI; translated from the exons ATGCAATCACTGAGAATTACTGAGCAGCAGATCCGATCTTCCCCTTCCCCTTCAGAAACAACTGTGAAACAGCTTAAACCAGTTAACCGACCAGATAGGGGAACTATTGCTGTCAAGCCAATCAAGCTGCTTGCTAATCACTTCCGAGTAAAATATAATCCTCGTACCACCATAATGCACTATGATGTGGATATCAAGCAATTAGGCCCTGATGGTCAGCCCCTAAAGAAGTTGATACCAAAACCTAAGTTGTACTTGATTAGGGACCAGCTGTTTGAAGATTATCCTGATATGTTTCCCATAGATAAGATTGTTTATGATGGTGAGAGGAACATTTTCAGTGCCATTCAACTGCCTACTGGAAAATTCAAGGTTGTGTTGTCTGATGGGGAAAACTCCAAAACTCGCATTTATATGTTCTCCATCAAGCTGGTTAGAGATTGCTTGATGAGGAGCCTCTTGCAAGCACCTCGGAATATGCTTCAGGGATTGGATTTGGTTATGAAAGACAACCCTTTTAGGCATAGGATCTCTATAGGTAGAAGCTTTTACTCAACCGAGTATAGAGCTAGTGATGATCTCAGGTGTGGGGCTGCAGCATACAGAGGCTTCAAACAGAGTCTAAAGCTTACCTCACAAGGTCCTGCCTTGAGCGTGGACTACTCGGTTATGGCATTTCATAAGCCGCAACCAGTGTTGGAATTTCTCAATGAACACATTCCAAACTTCAGTATAGACCGTTTCGACACCTTCAAGCAGCAGGTGATTGATGCAATAGGAGGCTTGAAAGTGAATGTCACCCACCGCGTTACCAAACAAAAGTTTACCATCTCTAGGCTAACTGATGGTAAAACTCGGGATCTTTCTTTTGAGCTTCGAGATCCAGAAGGAAAAAACCCACCTAGGACAGTTTCTGTGGTTGATTATTTTAGGGACAGATATGGTGTAGAGATTAAGCACAAGGATATCTCATGCTTGGATTTAGGGAAAAATAACATGTCAAACTTTGTACCAATagaattctgtgtattggtTGAGGGACAAAGGTTTCTGAAGGAGAATTTAGACTTTGAAGCAGGAAGGTTGTTGAAAAGAATATCACAGCCTCCACCAGAGCAAAGGAGGGATGCAATCCATGAAATAATGCACGCGGAGGGTGGACCTTGCGG AGCTGTCACTCAAAGTTTTGGAATTGGAATCGAGAAGAGCATGACACATCTTATGGGTCGGATACTTCCTGCTCCTGATTTGAAATTAGGCGCTTCAGAGAGAGTTCTTGTCAATGATAAAGGCCAATGGGATCTCGCTGAGAATTCTTTAGTTGAGGGCAGACCAGTTCTGCGATGGGCATTGATAGATTTTACAGCCTTTGAATATCGTCATAGGCTAAAAGAGAGATACTTTGTCAGCAACTTGAAGCAACGATGCAAGGAGTTAAGAATCCACCTCGAGGATCCTCTAATTCATCGTCGTACTAACATGCAGGAGCTCTCCAATGCCAAGAAGGTTGAAGATCTCCTTAAAAATGTGGTTGAGgatgcaaataaaaaaacccCGGGTAAACTGCAAGTCATAGTTTGTGTGATGGGTTTAAAGCATTATGGCTATAAGTATTTAAAATGGGTTTCTGAGACAAAGATTGGAGTAGTTACCCAATGTTGCTTGTCCAAAAATGCAAATGAAGCAAGGCATCAATATCTTGGCCATCTTTGTATGAAGCTAAATGCAAAGCTTGGAGGTAGCAATGTGGAGCTCATGGAAAGGCTTCCACATTTCGAAGGCGAAGACCATGTTATGTTTATTGGAGCTGATGTCAATCACCCAAGTGCACACAACTCGACGGGTCCATCCATGGCTGCAGTTGTTGCCACGGTTAACTGGCCTGCTGCGAATCGCTATGCTGCTCGAGTTTTCCCACAAGAGCATCGTAAAGAAAAGATTCTTAGTTTCGGGAGCATGTGTGCTGAGCTTGTGAATACTTATGCTCGACTGAACTATGTGAAGCCCAAAAAAATTGTGATCTTTCGGGATGGTGTGGGTGAGAGCCAATTGAGCATGGTTCTTAATGAAGAACTAGATGACTTCAAGAAGGCTATTTGTGATGCAAAGTATCAACCAACAGTGACTTTGGTTGTGGCCCAGAAGAGACACCCCACTCGGATGTTTCTCCAAAATAGGAGGGATGGGGGTGGCTCTAGCAATGTTCCTCCGGGAACTGTTGTCGACACAGTTGTTGTTCATCCATCAGAATTCGACTTTTATCTCTACAGCCATTACGGGAGCATTGGGACGAGCAAGCCAACACACTACTATGTTATCCATGACGAGAATCGTTTCACTTCTGATGACTTGCAGAGGCTCATTTATAATTTGTGCTTCACTTCTGCTCGGTGCACCAAGTCTGTTTCACTCATTCCGCCAGTTTTCTATGCAGACCTTGTTGCCTACCGGGGGCGCCTCTTCCAAGAGGTGGTCAGGGAGATGGAATCTCCcgtctcatcatcatcatcatcctcatcatcatcgtcatcttcatcttcatcttctgcTGCTTCGTTCCAACGAATGTTCTATGATGTTCATCCAGATCTCCAAAACAGCATGTTCTTTATCTGA
- the LOC116032524 gene encoding protein argonaute 2-like isoform X1 yields the protein MLGRHGNPSFAFDLHPLSPAGIMPNLTFSFILSLLLDGRDLKLRFLKQFPFLEFAISSFVFMPLHSPNSQHSNPSYTLILFLLSGSSELYRNNGNSMRRGGSGGSDQYRRGDDGGRGGGRNGPRGGGSVYNQPPVRQAWTGGSGGNDRNQQSHGGGRNAPGWGGSFNNSPAQPQSNRQTKARVEANMQSLRITEQQIRSSPSPSETTVKQLKPVNRPDRGTIAVKPIKLLANHFRVKYNPRTTIMHYDVDIKQLGPDGQPLKKLIPKPKLYLIRDQLFEDYPDMFPIDKIVYDGERNIFSAIQLPTGKFKVVLSDGENSKTRIYMFSIKLVRDCLMRSLLQAPRNMLQGLDLVMKDNPFRHRISIGRSFYSTEYRASDDLRCGAAAYRGFKQSLKLTSQGPALSVDYSVMAFHKPQPVLEFLNEHIPNFSIDRFDTFKQQVIDAIGGLKVNVTHRVTKQKFTISRLTDGKTRDLSFELRDPEGKNPPRTVSVVDYFRDRYGVEIKHKDISCLDLGKNNMSNFVPIEFCVLVEGQRFLKENLDFEAGRLLKRISQPPPEQRRDAIHEIMHAEGGPCGAVTQSFGIGIEKSMTHLMGRILPAPDLKLGASERVLVNDKGQWDLAENSLVEGRPVLRWALIDFTAFEYRHRLKERYFVSNLKQRCKELRIHLEDPLIHRRTNMQELSNAKKVEDLLKNVVEDANKKTPGKLQVIVCVMGLKHYGYKYLKWVSETKIGVVTQCCLSKNANEARHQYLGHLCMKLNAKLGGSNVELMERLPHFEGEDHVMFIGADVNHPSAHNSTGPSMAAVVATVNWPAANRYAARVFPQEHRKEKILSFGSMCAELVNTYARLNYVKPKKIVIFRDGVGESQLSMVLNEELDDFKKAICDAKYQPTVTLVVAQKRHPTRMFLQNRRDGGGSSNVPPGTVVDTVVVHPSEFDFYLYSHYGSIGTSKPTHYYVIHDENRFTSDDLQRLIYNLCFTSARCTKSVSLIPPVFYADLVAYRGRLFQEVVREMESPVSSSSSSSSSSSSSSSSSAASFQRMFYDVHPDLQNSMFFI from the exons ATGCTTGGCCGCCACGGAAATCCATCTTTCGCTTTCGATCTCCACCCCTTATCCCCTGCTGGAATAATGCCAAATTTGACATTCAGTTTCATCCTATCGCTTCTTCTTGATGGAAGGGACTTGAAGCTAAGATTCCTTAAGCAATTCCCTTTTCTGGAATTTGCTATCTCAAGCTTTGTATTTATGCCTCTTCATTCCCCTAATTCCCAACACTCAAATCCTTCTTACACTCTCATCTTGTTTTTACTTAGTGGAAGCTCTGAGCTATATAGGAATAACGGCAACAGTATGCGTCGCGGCGGTAGCGGTGGAAGTGATCAATACCGACGTGGTGATGATGGCGGCCGCGGAGGAGGAAGAAATGGGCCTCGTGGTGGTGGGAGTGTTTACAACCAACCGCCGGTTCGTCAAGCCTGGACCGGAGGCAGTGGTGGAAATGATCGGAATCAGCAGAGCCACGGCGGAGGAAGAAATGCACCAGGTTGGGGTGGTTCTTTCAACAACTCACCTGCCCAACCTCAGTCTAATCGTCAGACTAAGG CCCGTGTTGAGGCCAATATGCAATCACTGAGAATTACTGAGCAGCAGATCCGATCTTCCCCTTCCCCTTCAGAAACAACTGTGAAACAGCTTAAACCAGTTAACCGACCAGATAGGGGAACTATTGCTGTCAAGCCAATCAAGCTGCTTGCTAATCACTTCCGAGTAAAATATAATCCTCGTACCACCATAATGCACTATGATGTGGATATCAAGCAATTAGGCCCTGATGGTCAGCCCCTAAAGAAGTTGATACCAAAACCTAAGTTGTACTTGATTAGGGACCAGCTGTTTGAAGATTATCCTGATATGTTTCCCATAGATAAGATTGTTTATGATGGTGAGAGGAACATTTTCAGTGCCATTCAACTGCCTACTGGAAAATTCAAGGTTGTGTTGTCTGATGGGGAAAACTCCAAAACTCGCATTTATATGTTCTCCATCAAGCTGGTTAGAGATTGCTTGATGAGGAGCCTCTTGCAAGCACCTCGGAATATGCTTCAGGGATTGGATTTGGTTATGAAAGACAACCCTTTTAGGCATAGGATCTCTATAGGTAGAAGCTTTTACTCAACCGAGTATAGAGCTAGTGATGATCTCAGGTGTGGGGCTGCAGCATACAGAGGCTTCAAACAGAGTCTAAAGCTTACCTCACAAGGTCCTGCCTTGAGCGTGGACTACTCGGTTATGGCATTTCATAAGCCGCAACCAGTGTTGGAATTTCTCAATGAACACATTCCAAACTTCAGTATAGACCGTTTCGACACCTTCAAGCAGCAGGTGATTGATGCAATAGGAGGCTTGAAAGTGAATGTCACCCACCGCGTTACCAAACAAAAGTTTACCATCTCTAGGCTAACTGATGGTAAAACTCGGGATCTTTCTTTTGAGCTTCGAGATCCAGAAGGAAAAAACCCACCTAGGACAGTTTCTGTGGTTGATTATTTTAGGGACAGATATGGTGTAGAGATTAAGCACAAGGATATCTCATGCTTGGATTTAGGGAAAAATAACATGTCAAACTTTGTACCAATagaattctgtgtattggtTGAGGGACAAAGGTTTCTGAAGGAGAATTTAGACTTTGAAGCAGGAAGGTTGTTGAAAAGAATATCACAGCCTCCACCAGAGCAAAGGAGGGATGCAATCCATGAAATAATGCACGCGGAGGGTGGACCTTGCGG AGCTGTCACTCAAAGTTTTGGAATTGGAATCGAGAAGAGCATGACACATCTTATGGGTCGGATACTTCCTGCTCCTGATTTGAAATTAGGCGCTTCAGAGAGAGTTCTTGTCAATGATAAAGGCCAATGGGATCTCGCTGAGAATTCTTTAGTTGAGGGCAGACCAGTTCTGCGATGGGCATTGATAGATTTTACAGCCTTTGAATATCGTCATAGGCTAAAAGAGAGATACTTTGTCAGCAACTTGAAGCAACGATGCAAGGAGTTAAGAATCCACCTCGAGGATCCTCTAATTCATCGTCGTACTAACATGCAGGAGCTCTCCAATGCCAAGAAGGTTGAAGATCTCCTTAAAAATGTGGTTGAGgatgcaaataaaaaaacccCGGGTAAACTGCAAGTCATAGTTTGTGTGATGGGTTTAAAGCATTATGGCTATAAGTATTTAAAATGGGTTTCTGAGACAAAGATTGGAGTAGTTACCCAATGTTGCTTGTCCAAAAATGCAAATGAAGCAAGGCATCAATATCTTGGCCATCTTTGTATGAAGCTAAATGCAAAGCTTGGAGGTAGCAATGTGGAGCTCATGGAAAGGCTTCCACATTTCGAAGGCGAAGACCATGTTATGTTTATTGGAGCTGATGTCAATCACCCAAGTGCACACAACTCGACGGGTCCATCCATGGCTGCAGTTGTTGCCACGGTTAACTGGCCTGCTGCGAATCGCTATGCTGCTCGAGTTTTCCCACAAGAGCATCGTAAAGAAAAGATTCTTAGTTTCGGGAGCATGTGTGCTGAGCTTGTGAATACTTATGCTCGACTGAACTATGTGAAGCCCAAAAAAATTGTGATCTTTCGGGATGGTGTGGGTGAGAGCCAATTGAGCATGGTTCTTAATGAAGAACTAGATGACTTCAAGAAGGCTATTTGTGATGCAAAGTATCAACCAACAGTGACTTTGGTTGTGGCCCAGAAGAGACACCCCACTCGGATGTTTCTCCAAAATAGGAGGGATGGGGGTGGCTCTAGCAATGTTCCTCCGGGAACTGTTGTCGACACAGTTGTTGTTCATCCATCAGAATTCGACTTTTATCTCTACAGCCATTACGGGAGCATTGGGACGAGCAAGCCAACACACTACTATGTTATCCATGACGAGAATCGTTTCACTTCTGATGACTTGCAGAGGCTCATTTATAATTTGTGCTTCACTTCTGCTCGGTGCACCAAGTCTGTTTCACTCATTCCGCCAGTTTTCTATGCAGACCTTGTTGCCTACCGGGGGCGCCTCTTCCAAGAGGTGGTCAGGGAGATGGAATCTCCcgtctcatcatcatcatcatcctcatcatcatcgtcatcttcatcttcatcttctgcTGCTTCGTTCCAACGAATGTTCTATGATGTTCATCCAGATCTCCAAAACAGCATGTTCTTTATCTGA
- the LOC116032524 gene encoding protein argonaute 2-like isoform X2 codes for MLGRHGNPSFAFDLHPLSPAGIMPNLTFSFILSLLLDGRDLKLRFLKQFPFLEFAISSFVFMPLHSPNSQHSNPSYTLILFLLSGSSELYRNNGNSMRRGGSGGSDQYRRGDDGGRGGGRNGPRGGGSVYNQPPVRQAWTGGSGGNDRNQQSHGGGRNAPGWGGSFNNSPAQPQSNRQTRVEANMQSLRITEQQIRSSPSPSETTVKQLKPVNRPDRGTIAVKPIKLLANHFRVKYNPRTTIMHYDVDIKQLGPDGQPLKKLIPKPKLYLIRDQLFEDYPDMFPIDKIVYDGERNIFSAIQLPTGKFKVVLSDGENSKTRIYMFSIKLVRDCLMRSLLQAPRNMLQGLDLVMKDNPFRHRISIGRSFYSTEYRASDDLRCGAAAYRGFKQSLKLTSQGPALSVDYSVMAFHKPQPVLEFLNEHIPNFSIDRFDTFKQQVIDAIGGLKVNVTHRVTKQKFTISRLTDGKTRDLSFELRDPEGKNPPRTVSVVDYFRDRYGVEIKHKDISCLDLGKNNMSNFVPIEFCVLVEGQRFLKENLDFEAGRLLKRISQPPPEQRRDAIHEIMHAEGGPCGAVTQSFGIGIEKSMTHLMGRILPAPDLKLGASERVLVNDKGQWDLAENSLVEGRPVLRWALIDFTAFEYRHRLKERYFVSNLKQRCKELRIHLEDPLIHRRTNMQELSNAKKVEDLLKNVVEDANKKTPGKLQVIVCVMGLKHYGYKYLKWVSETKIGVVTQCCLSKNANEARHQYLGHLCMKLNAKLGGSNVELMERLPHFEGEDHVMFIGADVNHPSAHNSTGPSMAAVVATVNWPAANRYAARVFPQEHRKEKILSFGSMCAELVNTYARLNYVKPKKIVIFRDGVGESQLSMVLNEELDDFKKAICDAKYQPTVTLVVAQKRHPTRMFLQNRRDGGGSSNVPPGTVVDTVVVHPSEFDFYLYSHYGSIGTSKPTHYYVIHDENRFTSDDLQRLIYNLCFTSARCTKSVSLIPPVFYADLVAYRGRLFQEVVREMESPVSSSSSSSSSSSSSSSSSAASFQRMFYDVHPDLQNSMFFI; via the exons ATGCTTGGCCGCCACGGAAATCCATCTTTCGCTTTCGATCTCCACCCCTTATCCCCTGCTGGAATAATGCCAAATTTGACATTCAGTTTCATCCTATCGCTTCTTCTTGATGGAAGGGACTTGAAGCTAAGATTCCTTAAGCAATTCCCTTTTCTGGAATTTGCTATCTCAAGCTTTGTATTTATGCCTCTTCATTCCCCTAATTCCCAACACTCAAATCCTTCTTACACTCTCATCTTGTTTTTACTTAGTGGAAGCTCTGAGCTATATAGGAATAACGGCAACAGTATGCGTCGCGGCGGTAGCGGTGGAAGTGATCAATACCGACGTGGTGATGATGGCGGCCGCGGAGGAGGAAGAAATGGGCCTCGTGGTGGTGGGAGTGTTTACAACCAACCGCCGGTTCGTCAAGCCTGGACCGGAGGCAGTGGTGGAAATGATCGGAATCAGCAGAGCCACGGCGGAGGAAGAAATGCACCAGGTTGGGGTGGTTCTTTCAACAACTCACCTGCCCAACCTCAGTCTAATCGTCAGA CCCGTGTTGAGGCCAATATGCAATCACTGAGAATTACTGAGCAGCAGATCCGATCTTCCCCTTCCCCTTCAGAAACAACTGTGAAACAGCTTAAACCAGTTAACCGACCAGATAGGGGAACTATTGCTGTCAAGCCAATCAAGCTGCTTGCTAATCACTTCCGAGTAAAATATAATCCTCGTACCACCATAATGCACTATGATGTGGATATCAAGCAATTAGGCCCTGATGGTCAGCCCCTAAAGAAGTTGATACCAAAACCTAAGTTGTACTTGATTAGGGACCAGCTGTTTGAAGATTATCCTGATATGTTTCCCATAGATAAGATTGTTTATGATGGTGAGAGGAACATTTTCAGTGCCATTCAACTGCCTACTGGAAAATTCAAGGTTGTGTTGTCTGATGGGGAAAACTCCAAAACTCGCATTTATATGTTCTCCATCAAGCTGGTTAGAGATTGCTTGATGAGGAGCCTCTTGCAAGCACCTCGGAATATGCTTCAGGGATTGGATTTGGTTATGAAAGACAACCCTTTTAGGCATAGGATCTCTATAGGTAGAAGCTTTTACTCAACCGAGTATAGAGCTAGTGATGATCTCAGGTGTGGGGCTGCAGCATACAGAGGCTTCAAACAGAGTCTAAAGCTTACCTCACAAGGTCCTGCCTTGAGCGTGGACTACTCGGTTATGGCATTTCATAAGCCGCAACCAGTGTTGGAATTTCTCAATGAACACATTCCAAACTTCAGTATAGACCGTTTCGACACCTTCAAGCAGCAGGTGATTGATGCAATAGGAGGCTTGAAAGTGAATGTCACCCACCGCGTTACCAAACAAAAGTTTACCATCTCTAGGCTAACTGATGGTAAAACTCGGGATCTTTCTTTTGAGCTTCGAGATCCAGAAGGAAAAAACCCACCTAGGACAGTTTCTGTGGTTGATTATTTTAGGGACAGATATGGTGTAGAGATTAAGCACAAGGATATCTCATGCTTGGATTTAGGGAAAAATAACATGTCAAACTTTGTACCAATagaattctgtgtattggtTGAGGGACAAAGGTTTCTGAAGGAGAATTTAGACTTTGAAGCAGGAAGGTTGTTGAAAAGAATATCACAGCCTCCACCAGAGCAAAGGAGGGATGCAATCCATGAAATAATGCACGCGGAGGGTGGACCTTGCGG AGCTGTCACTCAAAGTTTTGGAATTGGAATCGAGAAGAGCATGACACATCTTATGGGTCGGATACTTCCTGCTCCTGATTTGAAATTAGGCGCTTCAGAGAGAGTTCTTGTCAATGATAAAGGCCAATGGGATCTCGCTGAGAATTCTTTAGTTGAGGGCAGACCAGTTCTGCGATGGGCATTGATAGATTTTACAGCCTTTGAATATCGTCATAGGCTAAAAGAGAGATACTTTGTCAGCAACTTGAAGCAACGATGCAAGGAGTTAAGAATCCACCTCGAGGATCCTCTAATTCATCGTCGTACTAACATGCAGGAGCTCTCCAATGCCAAGAAGGTTGAAGATCTCCTTAAAAATGTGGTTGAGgatgcaaataaaaaaacccCGGGTAAACTGCAAGTCATAGTTTGTGTGATGGGTTTAAAGCATTATGGCTATAAGTATTTAAAATGGGTTTCTGAGACAAAGATTGGAGTAGTTACCCAATGTTGCTTGTCCAAAAATGCAAATGAAGCAAGGCATCAATATCTTGGCCATCTTTGTATGAAGCTAAATGCAAAGCTTGGAGGTAGCAATGTGGAGCTCATGGAAAGGCTTCCACATTTCGAAGGCGAAGACCATGTTATGTTTATTGGAGCTGATGTCAATCACCCAAGTGCACACAACTCGACGGGTCCATCCATGGCTGCAGTTGTTGCCACGGTTAACTGGCCTGCTGCGAATCGCTATGCTGCTCGAGTTTTCCCACAAGAGCATCGTAAAGAAAAGATTCTTAGTTTCGGGAGCATGTGTGCTGAGCTTGTGAATACTTATGCTCGACTGAACTATGTGAAGCCCAAAAAAATTGTGATCTTTCGGGATGGTGTGGGTGAGAGCCAATTGAGCATGGTTCTTAATGAAGAACTAGATGACTTCAAGAAGGCTATTTGTGATGCAAAGTATCAACCAACAGTGACTTTGGTTGTGGCCCAGAAGAGACACCCCACTCGGATGTTTCTCCAAAATAGGAGGGATGGGGGTGGCTCTAGCAATGTTCCTCCGGGAACTGTTGTCGACACAGTTGTTGTTCATCCATCAGAATTCGACTTTTATCTCTACAGCCATTACGGGAGCATTGGGACGAGCAAGCCAACACACTACTATGTTATCCATGACGAGAATCGTTTCACTTCTGATGACTTGCAGAGGCTCATTTATAATTTGTGCTTCACTTCTGCTCGGTGCACCAAGTCTGTTTCACTCATTCCGCCAGTTTTCTATGCAGACCTTGTTGCCTACCGGGGGCGCCTCTTCCAAGAGGTGGTCAGGGAGATGGAATCTCCcgtctcatcatcatcatcatcctcatcatcatcgtcatcttcatcttcatcttctgcTGCTTCGTTCCAACGAATGTTCTATGATGTTCATCCAGATCTCCAAAACAGCATGTTCTTTATCTGA